In Chrysemys picta bellii isolate R12L10 chromosome 4, ASM1138683v2, whole genome shotgun sequence, the sequence CTCCAACTGTCacacataatttaaaaaacaaaagtgacTTTTCGCCTCTTCATTGTCTAATAGTCAATTTTGTATAATAAAATACCAATTCTCCCCTAGCTTTACTTTAAACCAACTCCTTAGTCAGATACCTAGTATCTTTCCATAGTTACAGTGCTTTCTGCTGCATCTCACCTCTGACAAGGGGATCTTATTTCAGAATGTTAAGCTGAAAGTGCTGTATTCATGACACTAGTCGTGTGTTGAAATAAAGATGAGGGTGCTAACCTGTCTCAGGATTGCTGTGCTGGTCCACTTGCTGAACTCGGTCCCCAAGGCAGATTGCCATCTCCATTCGTCGTTTACGGAGGACAAATTTCTTGTTCAGCTGTATTCTTAAAAATCCTGTGTAGTAAGGAGTGTTGGAGACTCGTATGTGAAATGTTAGTCTGTATACACTAGTGttaaatggtggtggtggggggggggttctgatgACACTGTCCTTCTGGGCTAGCACATCTCACCTGCTGGCAACTCAGACTGCCTGCACCTTACTATGTAATGTCACAATTAAGGCATATCTGTTAGATACCTTAAGTGTACAACTCGTATATTACATATGACTCATTCTTGATAAGTTTGTAAGCAGGTTCATTAAGGGTTTCTTTTAAAGTAATGTCTGTCCTGATGTTCTTCATGTGACTTCAGATTGCAGCTTTCCTGGGGAGTGCTGCATGTGAATGGAATCAAATCCCAAAAATGGACTCTCTAAGATTGAAGGGAAAGTACAACTTTAACAGATCCCCAAGGCCACCACTCCAGCTCCTTCCCATTTGGGGTGATCAGTGTAttctcccccctccactccccacctCTTCATGCAAACCTTCTTCTTGAAGTTGGAGGTTGCTAACAGCCCCAACTCACTGTCAAACTTTAGAGAGGGAAGGAGAATCAGCTTGTCTGTACTGTATTTTCTGTGATGCAAGTATCTACACATTTCCATGGTGCTTGAGTAatttcagggtggataaaaatcaatgatttttaaaaataatctattttttttatttaaattggattttttttataagtttttcccctcaaaaatgcATATctaaagatacattatagctcaaaggtATCTCAtgatggaatagggattataaagtctaattctatagtatgagacaatttcttaaacattacatgaatataagttttgtaaatgagttcgaatagttcatggattagggacccaatcttaggagttccacaggctttttatagattatttaggttaatctttctatctacccaataggacttagtgctcagtctagaagataccatcagatgcgcttagttttgcagttctcaaactgtagatttgtgtctccagaggtaacatgcttgttaactgcaaaaatgtttttaaataaataatatatagaagtgagaaataacagacctcaactctattgtccctctgcaaatttgtgtatgcagagtcaatcccttacctctctctaaaagtgcaaagtttcaaaaagttcaatgattaaaagatttttgggggtggaatagatctggacaaggagaagaagtctggagataaatgtgagaagtgagggacatataatattataacaaaacaaacatatgtttgctgttgaacaaaaaaatccagaatacttaatgttgtttcagttaaataaaacaatttaaatgtctgtctggtaaaGTTCTCCTAATagagcatggcaagaaaatcctccaaatattaatgattaacctgttgaattggagagagttcacCTCCCcaaatgacttcataaatatctgcttcagttacctttggtaaatgaaataactaaaccatcatttattttctgatgtagctgtaaaactaacctgaaaagttttcaaaataaatcactgtttaagaatgtatagtgtgtaccttctaaaaaggaaacctacatctatctctgagtggtgaagaatatgtattaaggttataacaaccaacaagaatgcgcTTTTATGTAAaaaaccatgattaaatagagtcttcctcgctagtgatttaaatcaaatccacctgAGTAATTTCTCCCAGCTAAATGTAACTTATTAGGAATCTAGTGCCCCACAGAGTATTCTTACTGTTCAGTTCACTACACACCAGCTATACTACCAGGTGCAAAGGTCAGTTTCCCATGTTGCTGCTTTGTGTAGTAGTGTCTCTTCAGAAGATTCCCCTTCCAGGAAAATCCTCTCCACTTAAACATGAATTCCTTTAAGTTTTTAACTAGCTCATAGTATGGAGTAGTTGAAAGGAGCTAGGACTTCATTGTCCTAAGTGGAAGAATTCATCAAGTTTTCAATACAGTTTTTATTCCACATTTTATAAACTAGGTTACTATTGAACCTCTTGCTTTTCCTATATTAAGTGTAACCCCTCTTGTTCTCTCAGCCTCTTCTTGTCAGAGAAGGTTGACCATTAGAAGGGAGATAcctgcatctttttttttttcaaacaagctAGGTCAGGCTGGACTGTTGCAACTTTTAATTAACTTTTATCTTCAACTTTAATGAGACTTACCATTTAAATGCTACCGGAGTTGATAACATTAATTTTTGGACATGCTTAAGCTTTTAGCTTGTCTGAAAAGGTCTTTCCagatttgattccccccccccccccccaatagctgCAATTCTAGAGTAACTTTTCTTGAGCCTCATTTATTCCTAATATCTTCAGCTAACATTGGTGAGTGGAGAGCTGTATTGTGCTTTACAGGATCAAAACATTACAGTGCATCTTGCTGTAGGCTTCCTTCTGAATTGAGTTCAAGTAGGAGTTAGTGAATGCTCTAGGCTCCAGCTGTGCTTCCTGTAGAAGCAAAGAAAGTGGCTGTTTTGCACTCTCTCTAAAGTTGAGAGAATGTGGAAGAAAAGTGATCCTAGTGACATCCCTCAGAGGAGGTGACCAAACCATGACCAATATTGATATCTTGAGCATGGTTGAGCTTTTACTTCTGTATcaattaggcctggtccacactaaccccccatttcgagctaaggtacgcaaattcgaagtaccttagttcgaacttaccgcgggtccagacgcagcaggcaggcaggctcccccgtcgatgtcgcgtactcctctcgccgagctggagtaccggcgtcgacggcgagcacttccgggatcaatttatcgcgtctagacaagatgcgataaatcgatcccagaagatcgattgcttaccgccggacccggaggtaagtgtagacctacccttagtgtgGAGTCAGATTCTGCCCAGAGCCAGTTTAAAACAACATGAAGATTCACAACCCAATCAGGCATCTGATAGGGAAATCCTGACCTGGCTGTTCCTTTTACTCATAGGACCAGTGGTCACATGCATCAGGCTGTTCTTCCAATGAGGTCCTCACTTCTTCTCTGGGTGGGCCCATGCCAAAGCTCTCGTTCCTCTGTTCTGTCCTTTGGTAAACACCCCTTCGGGCCTTTAATATGCATTTACCTAAATATTTGCCATATTTAAACTTCCGCGGCTTGCTAGGGAAGCTTTTTGTACCCATTTTCTGATACCCTTTTTAAATAACAGGGAAGCAAATTTCACTTCTAGTACAAGTATTTTATTAAGTTTATCGTACAAAGGATAAATGAAGccagcaatttttatttttttttaaaggttaactGCTATTCAAGAAATGACCGGAGTATGTTTCTTGGTGTAAAAACCCCACTCATATCATAGCAGGCGTAACACTGGTGAGAGAGATGTCCCCAGCAATGCTGAGTTTGGTGATTTCATTCAGGTTCTTCAGCCGGTAGTTGAACTGCAGCAAGTGAGCATCATTGACAGCTACCTTGAAATGATCCGTCTCGCACAGAACGTGGATCTGAAAAATGTGAGACAAGCAGATGAGTTTAATGTTGCATTTGTTTCAGGGACTAGGTCTCAGGCTACAGGGACTATAGGGACTGTTCTGAATCAAGTCTAGGCGAATACCATTGTCACGCTGGCAGCAGCTAGCAGTGGATGTGAAACAAGTTGGCACTGTGAGGGGTAAGTGTCTATTGCAAAAAATGGCCATTTGCCTTTCTGCTGCCATTCCACTGACCAAAGATTCAAATTAAAGTATCCCTCATGAGCCGTCATCCCTCCAGAGCTGGTGGGAAAGCTTTGCAGTGAGGCTGACATCCATGCTGTGCTAGTGCTGTGGACGGGGGACCTCATTGTTACCCTCTGATACCTTTCATAAGCACTTAATTCTGCATCTCTCTTCCCTAATTGAAGCCAAGTGTTGGTTCAGTCCCTTCTCCCTTATAAGGACTAGTTCAGTAACATTTGCTTGAGTCTTGTCCACCACCTGTACTACTGCATGCTATCCCAGGGTTACAGTTCCCTGTTAAAGCCCAGGCTCCCTTGTAAAATGGTCAAGAATATCTAGCAGACCAGACACCTGCTCAACAACCTGCTGTTTTACTTGCCTGCGTCAAGTAGAGCTTTGCTAGGCTGTTTTAAACATTGAGCGAGCAGGGGCCCTGGATACTGTAACTCTACTTCCACATGTTCCAGTAGCGATGTGTAAACTGGGGAGCTGTTTCACCAACCAGGGAAGGGAAAAAACCCTCCAAGCTTCAGGGCCTTAAAAGGACTTGCTTCAgggcttgttttttttaatccaccaAACCACCACACAATCAAAGCAAATCAATGGTAACAGGACATTTGCTTCCTATAGTAGAGACTTTTCCCTGTGTTAGCTAGCTAGGTGGGGCAAAGATGCACCCCTTTGATACTATGCCCCAGCCCCTCTGTGAGTGGCAAGGACCTGCTAACCTTTGAGAGGTTGTAGCACCTTGACCTTGTCAGCCTGGCTTTGACCAACCACTAGACTGTTCTGTAGAAAGGGTTCCTTGACCAGCAGTTTTCTGCATCAGCTGGCTTTCCCTGTGGTCTGCTGGGAGACCTCCCTGATCTGCATCATAAGGCTATGATTACAGCTCTGTGTAGCAACCCAATTAGTAACTCTTAAAGAGAGGCAacatgaatgggggggggggggtgaagagggttTGAAGGGGGTAAAAGCTATGCCCAGAGCCTTGGCAGAAGCAGTTGAGAAAGTTATGGAACGGATACCTTAACTGGCAACTTCATAAAATGTAAGACCCACCTTAACGTGCCCCTTACTACATGCATCCGATAaaggtgggtattcacccacgaaagctcatgctccaatacgtctgttaatctataaggtgccacaggactctttgctgcttttactaaAGCAGGGTTCTTTATAACCAGACTCACTGGACTTTCTCCTTTGTGCAAGCAGCAAAGCCTTTACTCCATGGCCCTTAGCTTGTCCTGCACTGGCCAGCCCTGGCTGGTAGGGAACCCGGTCGTATCTGTCACACCGCACCACAGAGCAGCTACTGCTATTGCTTTGACACACAGTCTTGGCATCAGAAGGAATTTAACACACATGTAGTGCTGTTGAAAGGTACCAGCATGACAGCCCTGGCGATTTAAGTCCTCTAGTCACCAAAAGGGACAATAGCCATGTGAGTCTCCCAGGGCTGCTGGAAGGACCAGCTATAGGGCTGAAAGGGCAGCTTCTTGTTTTTGCCCATTCACCTCGATTGCTAAAGGCAAGGGCCAGTTAGTACCACAGTGGTGCCCTTTTTGCAGTGGGGCACTGGAGCCAGTGAACACTCCTGTCCAATATATGGCATTTAAAAGCGGATATTTAGAAAATACACATTTCAAGTTCGTGCAGTACCAGGTATACCAGTCACCAGGCCTGCCGGGTAAAGTTTAGCTTGTACCTTAAAAGGTTTGCCAGCTTCAAATGGAAACCTGGGAGCGgttctctcctcctttccccagttATTCTGAATCAGTGAattacagacaatgacttgtctGTTGTCCTCGTTGAAGCGGGGATTAAAGTGGAAGGCGACGTCATGCCCTTTCTTGAAATCCAGTGAAAATCTGTAAGAGATGGCAAGAGATAGAGAACTGCTCTTTCCACAACCCCTGAACTGTATTGTGGTGCAGCTCGTAGGCTATTTCCTACAGCGGTTGCCTTTAGTCACAGAAAGCGGAGGAGTAAGTCATGAAAACAAGGTCGTACGTTTCTGGCGCCACTGACTCTAGTACAGCTAAGGCAACGTTCAAAAGCAGAAAGCCAAGAAACTTCTGTCCTGCCAAAAAGGACATTTATCTTTCAGGAGAGTGGTACCTGAATGCAAGTTACACAGTCGTAATGAAACAGGCAGCCCGAGGTCCTGCGTTCACTGACTGGGCATATCAGCAACTCCCTGTGTGTCTAGGGCGACCAgctatcccaattttatagggacagtcctgatttttaggtctttttcttatgtaggctcctattgccctccacccccatcccaatttttcacacttgctgtctggtcaccctatgtgtgtCTAAAATTACAACCACAGCACACTACACACTGCACTCCGACTGGCTGACTGTTCCTGCCCCATACTCATGGCTGCCCCCGTGAACTCCTCATCTGAATGGCTGCTTCAATAGCCCCTTCCACACGCCAGTTTGCACTTATAGTTTGAGAAACTTCTGCTTAATGAAAGGACACATTGGGCAATTCATAGGAAGCAGAGGCTGCACTGAGTTAGCATAAAACAGCAACCAGGGAGGTGTAGTTCAGATTACAGAGGGTGACTGGTCCCTGCCCAAAGGGGAGGATACGTGACCTCCCCCTGTGCCTCCGCCCTGCCCAGGGTCCCTGTGCTCTCCCTGTCCCTTCCACATTGGCAGGGGCGGGCTCTGTCTCCCGCTGGGCCAGCTCCCCACGGCATGTTCAGCTGCTCTCCCAGCGCGCTGCCTCCTGCCCGGGATTGGCTTCCAGGACAGCGGCTGAGCGAGTTggagcccccacccccgggcaCGCTCAGAGTCGTCTCCTGTCCCCAGATGCTGAGCCTGGGCAGGGGGCAacctgctgctaccacagccagACACTTTCCCCggcagctgctgccctgccctgggcagcgCGGCTGGAAGAGGCTCTGTCCTcaccccttcctctccccgcATCGTCACCCTGGCTCCGTTGGGGACGCTCCTTGCTCCGGCTCACTTTACCTGCTGGGGTTTGGATTCACTGTCCCCACGATGGTTATCAAGAAGCGAGGCACGAGGCCGGTCTGCAAGGGCAGGTCAAAGGGGACTCTCTGTGAAAGAACATGGACGTTTCATTAGCAAGAACCGACTCGTAGCCGACATTTAAAACCACATCTATAAAAATACACAGACAAATCCTAAGTTCTCATAGCTTGATAGTGATCAGAGGAACACAACAGGCTCCTCAGGAGACTGTTAGACACCTGGCTGACTGACCCATGCAGGAAAGCTACCCCTGAGCCCCTCTCATCCCTCCCTAGCATTAAAGGGACGCTGACTGAAGACTTCCCAGTTACTGGTGCTTTACAGTATAAATGTAGCTGGAAGCTAATGACTTAAGATCTCTGTCAAGGAACCAAGTTTGTCTGGAACAAAAGGGAATAACTAACATTTTCTGGGATGTTTGCTTTAGAAATTGCAATAGTGGATTGTTCCTCAGGAATGAAAATGTTCAGGGCTAATTTAGATGCAAGGTGACAACAAGGAGCGTGGTGTTTTTCAGAGCTATCAGTTTCTTCCAGCAAGATCCCAGCTCTGTAACATCTCCTTACTCACCATGAAGGACCAGGTATGCACACTGGCACTTCCACCTCCTAGGCAGTAACACCAGCGCTCTAAAGGGCTGGGTGACagcactatgggcctgatcctgtagggGCCCGAGTACTCTCAATGCCTATGGACGCTGGGAGACAGGAGGGCACTTTGCACCTTCCAGGAAGGATTCTGCACCTTGCAAGATTGAGCCCCATGTGCTCCGGTTCCTAATTCACACACTACTGCATTCTCAGTCACCCAGGTCCCTCCTGTTCTCAACCTATCAGACACTGCAGATTGTCTAAGAACTGGAAGCTATTCAAAAATTATATAGCTGTCACCAGTGGAGCAGTAGGTCCCCCTGGCTGAGGGACAGATCCAAATCCAGGTCCAACTTGTGGTGCAGTAGGAGGTGCTCCAGGTCCACTTGGTTGTCCAGGGGCAGGTGGTGCTCCAGGATAGGCTCCCGGCGCTCCAGGATACGCCCCCGGCGCTCCAGGATAGGCTCCCGGCGCTCCAGGATAGGCCCCTGGCGCTCCAGGATACGCCCCCGGCGCTCCAGGATACGCCCCCGGCGCTCCAGGATAGGCTCCCGGCGCTCCAGGATACGCCCCCGGCGCTCCAGGATACGCCCCCGGACCAGCAGGTTGATTTCCCCAGGGACCAGCAGGCCAGCCTTGGTTTGGAGGAGCATTTGGGTTTGTGTTACCGGCTCCAGCTAAAGCATCAGATAACTGGATGGAAAACAAACATCATCAGTATGCTGCCATTGCATCCTGCCAGCCAACGTGAGTCTGTTTTGATTCCTTACATGCTTGTGTCTCTTGATGCTTTATGAGGAGAAAGGACAGACAGAGACCAGAACATCGAACAGCAGGCTCATTATCATTCTACTTCTTGACCAGGAGAGGGGGTTTGGAATGTGTTTCACGAACTACAGGATCTGGCCTGTCACTGGACAGAGCCTTGAGATCCAGGGTGGCATGGAGTGGGATTGGAGAGAGAGCCCTAGGGAGGTTAGAAAGAAGGGGACATTGGCTTGGAGTACAGGCTACTCTGGAGTGTCTCTATATGACCCAAAGACTCtggatgccaactggcagagggcacggGGATCCCCTGGGTTCACCAAAATAatgtcatgtaaggtctctaatgaaaaacctgtggcacactggtcatcatcatcatcatgcgaTGTATGTATGGAAAATGTGAAGAGTTACACATATATACAGCAAATTATGTTCTCTAGGCCTTGTAGTTAAAGGCAGAGCACTCAAAGGTAGCGTCCCTTGAGGCAAACTTCTCCAGACAGGAAGAGGAGATGTTTATCTCCCTGCTGGACCATTGTGTGTCTTACAGTAGAAGTCTATTAACACactgagtcaaatgctaatgaagagcttgtggagacttcagaaggaaattaacaggaagaggCAAATTGAGGAGGGATCCCAGTTTTCAGATGAATCTCAAAGATCTGTTCTGGTATATTTGTGGGGGGAAGGTGCAGAAAGATGCTCTGGCAGCCTTCAACCTGTGAAGGCACATTGCCAACAGGCTTGATCTTTTGAAACAGGATCTCAGCCATCCTGGCTGAAAACAGTGGGAAAAGGACTTAGAGTAAGCTATCCTGTTGAGACAGAAAAAGGCTTGTGAGTTAAGTTTaagctctagaaagcatgttagaattttgttttatatgtaaccatttgtttccaatattctttctTACTATCTGCTCTTTGATGATAAatccttgttttcactataaatgtatctaagtgctgtgttTTCAGCAGACTGATGATCCGGCGTTGAATCTTGTACGCTGGTGTGTGCTATTCCCTTGGGAGTAGAGGACCTGAGAGTTCTGGGAGTGTTCAGTGGATCAGGGACTGGGCACTTCAGAGGGACACTCTGAGGAGTTGGGGGTTGCTAACCTGTCCAGAGAACACAAGGCCTGCAGAAAGTTCTGGAAGGCAGCTTGTGTTGCCAATGGATCCAGAGTAGGCACAGACAAGCctccctcatgctaagggcaggtggtagcaaggtgcctcacacccctgggaagcatcacaCTCCAGCAAGCTGCACTGTGTGGTGTTTATGGTAATAAACATACAATTGAAAGCCAGAATAATGGCCATGAGCCTGGGCCCACTCCCACTGACACCAATGAGAatcttcccattgaagtcaatgagagcaggGACAGTGCACACAACCCTAAATATTCATGAGCTgctggtgattttgggtgcccaacctgagatgTCCAGGAGGGATTATTTCAGCACTAAATGTGCAGATTAAGAGTTGAATTTAGTTTTGACGAGTTCTATACAGCCTAGAAAAGATGAGAAATTCTAGCTTCCACACCAACTGTACGCTTTAGTACAAGGCAACATCATTTATAATGCTCAAAGATTgtgaattttgtttaaaaagtcaGAACTTACAGAAAAACCGTCTGCCATTTTCCTGAAACAAAGACAAAGGAGACAGTTAATACTTATTTTTCCCACATTCCATCTACAAGATACAGATCTCAGCATTGCATTTTTAAAAGTCACACGGGTTTATATTTAATAAGTCCTGAAGAATATATCCCCTATGTCTTGCCTGCCAACTTTTCACCTCAAAGTATTGCTACTTCCAGAGTGAATGTCTCTTAACTACAGCAAGGACTAATGACATCTATATGAAACATTGTTATCTAAAAATTAAACGGGAAGATATCAGTACCATACTAGATGTTACACTGCTGTACCTGGACTGACGTTTAAAATTAGTGCCTCCTTATTTAGATGATGTTATTTTCTATATTAACCCTGAGGGTCAAGACCTTAATGGGAAGGAGGCTAATCATCACTGGAATCTTCAGTGCTCAAGGACTGCAAATTAAATGGATAGTTGCTACATTGTGAGATATGCATGCAAGGGCCACTATCTCGGCAAGGGCTTTGCTGTAGGGGACTTGAATCAATACGGTTATCTTTCCTGGAGAGATGGACGCCAATCTGAAGTGTATCATCTGTGGGGGCTTAAAATCCAGTGAAGGAAATACTGTTTAAACATATAGCAGTCATGTACAGCAGCATATTCAGTTACACAAGTCCTGATTCAGCACATCCTTAAACACCAGAGTAATCCCAATGATctcaaaattaagcacatgtatattgctgaatcaggaccacaGTGAGAGAACAAGCATGGCTGAATTTTCCAACAGACGCGAGTCCTTTTAATTAATGGATCTCTCAGATCGACAGTATGAAAAAAATCAGACAGGCCGTAATATCCGTGTTTCTATTGGCTGTCATTTTCCAGATAACTATAATTTGCACTTGCGATGATTTTTGTACTGACAGTTTCTTACTGAATCTTTGTTAGGTAACAAAATTTCAGCCTTTCCACAAACGGTGTTCTGATTTCTTTATGTATTTTTTGAACGGCTGCCAGTCCTGATAAAGTGTAAAGCCAATTCCAATATCCTAGACACCAAAATTGTGACATCGGTGTAAGTCCAGAGTAACgcccctgaagtcaatgaagtgacTCTAGCTCTACATCAATGTTacagaaatcagaatctggcccggcGCAGTGTATAAGCAGCAAAAGACAGAGCTGCACTCAGAGTAGTCAGCTTTAAGTTTTCCTTTTTGTCAAATACTTTTCATCACAATGTTTTCCTCCGGCCATAACAGTTGGAAATAGATTTGTATCAGTAAGTGGTAACACACAGTTATAGTTACAGACATAAATAGCATCAAAGCTCCATATTCAGTCTGTCAATAAGGACCACATCAAGTTTATCTTTGCACATCGAGACTTCTGCCCAATTGAAAACTCAGTAGGAAGAAATGAAAGAAACCCCACCGACTCTGTTCTTCTTGCCTCCCGGAATGAAGATTTTGCAACCAGAGATTTGCTAGCActctaattattatttttatagtgcTACAGGAATGCAGGACACTTTACAGTCACGTAGCACGACAAAGTCTCTGCCTGGAGGCATTGCAAGTGTCTGGTTTAGACCAATACGGACAAGAAAGGTTCAGAAACCGGAGCAAACAGCATGTGAGAGGAATTCAGCGTCGTGCATTAGGCAGAACAGAATGCAGCACGCTCCAGCCGTGCGCTGGAGAAGATGGTTTGTGTTAGCGAAGTGGGCAGACCTGCCTCAGACACGCAGCAGCTTTGTGCAATAAGAAGGTGCTGTTTTATTTCGTTCTTTCCCCTGACTGTAGCTGCATTTTAAGTCGCACAATGGCTTGTTTCAATAATTCAGACGCATAACAAGTTTTCATTTACGTTTGTCACGTGAGTGGTTGTGACTCTTATCCTAGGAGACACAAATACAAAACCCAGAGACTATTcacctcccatcccccaccacaGTGGATGTTTCgacatactaaaaaaaaaaagggcagcccAAAGTTTCTGGAGCAAAAACCACAAACTACGTAatggatttttattaaaaaaaaaaaaaaaaaaaaaaaattaagttcagGGATATCTCCATAGTAACCTCTCTTGGTAGAACGCCTGGCTGATCTGTGTAGCCTTCAGCTAAGGCGTGGCACAAATATGAGTCAGGACTTCACCCATTTTGATCAACTGCTCTCAGATGGAGTAGGATTCTCCTTCCGTTAATAATAAAGAAAGTTTGGTTATGGCATACGACTAGCTTATCTCAGAGTGTCACATAATGCTGTACGGTGATAAAATTCCCAGCTTTGTCTTGCGCTTTTCATCAAAACTGCTTTAGAAAGGAGGTATCATTATcgccattttacagacagggaaactgaggcacagagccgtgaagtgacttgcccaaagttacccggcaggacagtggcagagccaggaataaactTAGGTCCtttgagtcccaggccagtgctctagtCACTAGGCTACACTACCTCTCTAGCAGTATACTAGctgcaaaattcccactgacttcagagagaGCTCCTAAGTTGTTAATAGAGCATCAGTCATATTGTACGTCCTGCCACTCAAAACTGCACCTGATTTTTAGGTGAACAATTCTACCCAAGGGAACCAAAATCAGGCTCTAAACATGATTCGGGCTCTAACCGTGAGCAGCACTGAGGCCAGCAAAGAAAAGAATTAAATTTATTTAACAGAAATAGTTACACTGGCACTGAGCTGGGACAGAGAACGTCTTTGTTAGCTGCTTAGCTGAACTGCACGTACATCCTCTGCCGTAAACAGGAATCACTGCAACGCAGACAGGAATGTGGGGGCAGTTATTTTGTTTGGTcctgactgtctttttgttctgtgtttggacagcacctagcacactggggtcctggtccTTGACCAGGGCTCGTAGATGCTACCATTACGCAAACAACAACGATGCAGTAGACCGGGgttggcaaactacagcccgggggctgcatccggcccttcagacgttttaatctggctcttgagctcccgccagggagcagggtccagggcttgccctgctccaacgctccagctggggagcggggtcgggggcttgccccactctgcacgTGCCGTGGCaccacgcggctcccggaagcagcggcatgtccaccccccagctcctacgcgtaggggcagccagggggctccacacactgcctctgcccccaagcaccgcccccgcagcttccattggccgggaaccacagccaatgggagctgcaggggaggcacctgcagacggggcactGCGCAGAGTTGGCTGGCTGCccctctgcgtaggagctggaggggaaaatgctgctgcttccgggagctgcttgagggaagcacctggagcctgcatctctgaccccctcctgtgcccctaccccagccctgatccccctcctgtcctccaaaccccttggtcccagcccggagcaccctcctgcacccccaaccccccagccccaccccagagcctgcacccccagtcagaaccccctccctgAACCCCAAACACCTGCCCCAGCTCGGAACCACCTCCCATACCCTCAACTCCTCATttttggccctaccccagagccctcac encodes:
- the LGALS3 gene encoding galectin-3 isoform X1, whose translation is MADGFSLSDALAGAGNTNPNAPPNQGWPAGPWGNQPAGPGAYPGAPGAYPGAPGAYPGAPGAYPGAPGAYPGAPGAYPGAPGAYPGAPGAYPGAPGAYPGAPPAPGQPSGPGAPPTAPQVGPGFGSVPQPGGPTAPLRVPFDLPLQTGLVPRFLITIVGTVNPNPSRFSLDFKKGHDVAFHFNPRFNEDNRQVIVCNSLIQNNWGKEERTAPRFPFEAGKPFKIHVLCETDHFKVAVNDAHLLQFNYRLKNLNEITKLSIAGDISLTSVTPAMI
- the LGALS3 gene encoding galectin-3 isoform X2, producing MRDPQRPLYGAAQPLLCDPYPHFSHGETEARRRKMADGFSLSDALAGAGNTNPNAPPNQGWPAGPWGNQPAGPGAYPGAPGAYPGAPGAYPGAPGAYPGAPGAYPGAPGAYPGAPGAYPGAPGAYPGAPGAYPGAPPAPGQPSGPGAPPTAPQVGPGFGSVPQPGGPTAPLRVPFDLPLQTGLVPRFLITIVGTVNPNPSRFSLDFKKGHDVAFHFNPRFNEDNRQVIVCNSLIQNNWGKEERTAPRFPFEAGKPFKIHVLCETDHFKVAVNDAHLLQFNYRLKNLNEITKLSIAGDISLTSVTPAMI